In the genome of Streptomyces pactum, one region contains:
- a CDS encoding protein kinase domain-containing protein translates to MSQHGARSRYAGESIGGGRYQLQDLLGEGGMASVHLAYDTALDRQVAIKTLHTELAREQSFRERFRREAQAVAKLSHTNIVSVFDTGEDEIDGSVMPYIIMEYVEGQPLRSVLDADVRQFGAMPADKALKITGDVLAALEVSHEMGLVHRDIKPGNVMMTKRGVVKVMDFGIARAMQSGVTSMTQTGMVVGTPQYLSPEQALGRGVDARSDLYSVGIMLFELLTGRLPFDADSPLAIAYAHVQEEPVAPSTINQAIPPAVDALVARALKKNPNERFPTAVAMRDECVRVSRTGQTGASPIIITGGPPARSGAGVGSAVFPPVDTPAPGAQGVQTPYQPSGAGPYPGGGFGPSTPPPGTHQQQPYTAPAPTPPYGAGAGTPPPYPSYATGPAQSGPGGSGSGGSGGDNGNKKVIIGSAVVAALAVIAVVVAIALSGGGGSDKKADDDKKPTATTTPPGFNPGTDIKTHTISPEKCTDASEAYDEPGAFNLPDFTNLHVDSVKECIKAAGWKYKVVPYDENTFGKGAVIDYSHKGYDDAYDPDTETIELTVSTGMPATS, encoded by the coding sequence ATGAGCCAGCACGGCGCGCGGAGCCGCTACGCGGGCGAGTCGATCGGCGGCGGCCGGTACCAGCTCCAGGACCTCCTCGGTGAGGGCGGCATGGCGTCCGTCCACCTCGCGTACGACACCGCCCTGGACCGCCAGGTGGCCATCAAGACCCTCCACACCGAGCTGGCCCGCGAGCAGTCCTTCCGGGAGCGCTTCCGGCGCGAGGCGCAGGCCGTGGCGAAGCTGTCGCACACCAACATCGTCTCGGTCTTCGACACCGGCGAGGACGAGATCGACGGCTCCGTGATGCCGTACATCATCATGGAGTACGTCGAGGGCCAACCGCTGCGCTCGGTGCTGGACGCCGACGTCCGCCAGTTCGGCGCGATGCCGGCCGACAAGGCGCTGAAGATCACCGGCGATGTGCTGGCGGCCCTGGAGGTCAGCCACGAGATGGGCCTGGTGCACCGCGACATCAAGCCCGGCAACGTGATGATGACCAAGCGCGGTGTGGTCAAGGTCATGGACTTCGGCATCGCCCGTGCCATGCAGTCCGGTGTGACCTCGATGACGCAGACCGGCATGGTCGTCGGGACCCCGCAGTACCTCTCGCCGGAGCAGGCGCTGGGGCGCGGCGTGGACGCGCGCAGCGACCTGTACTCGGTCGGGATCATGCTCTTCGAGCTGCTGACCGGCCGGCTGCCGTTCGACGCGGACTCGCCGCTGGCCATCGCGTACGCGCACGTCCAGGAGGAGCCGGTCGCCCCCTCCACCATCAACCAGGCGATACCGCCGGCGGTGGACGCGCTGGTCGCCCGGGCGCTGAAGAAGAACCCGAACGAGCGCTTCCCCACCGCCGTGGCGATGCGCGACGAGTGCGTGCGGGTGAGCCGCACCGGCCAGACCGGCGCCTCGCCCATCATCATCACCGGCGGCCCGCCGGCGCGCAGCGGCGCCGGGGTGGGCTCCGCGGTCTTCCCGCCGGTCGACACGCCCGCGCCGGGCGCCCAGGGCGTGCAGACCCCGTACCAGCCGTCGGGGGCCGGGCCGTACCCCGGCGGGGGCTTCGGGCCCTCCACCCCGCCGCCGGGCACCCACCAGCAGCAGCCGTACACCGCCCCGGCACCCACCCCGCCGTACGGCGCCGGGGCCGGCACCCCGCCGCCGTACCCCTCGTACGCGACCGGCCCGGCCCAGAGTGGTCCCGGGGGTTCCGGTTCCGGCGGCTCCGGGGGTGACAACGGCAACAAGAAGGTGATCATCGGCTCCGCGGTGGTCGCCGCGCTGGCGGTGATCGCCGTGGTCGTCGCCATCGCGCTGAGCGGCGGGGGCGGCTCGGACAAGAAGGCGGACGACGACAAGAAGCCGACCGCCACCACCACGCCGCCCGGCTTCAACCCCGGCACGGACATCAAGACGCACACCATCAGCCCGGAGAAGTGCACCGACGCCAGCGAGGCGTACGACGAGCCCGGCGCCTTCAACCTGCCGGACTTCACCAACCTCCACGTGGACTCGGTGAAGGAGTGCATCAAGGCGGCCGGCTGGAAGTACAAGGTCGTCCCCTACGACGAGAACACCTTCGGCAAGGGCGCGGTCATCGACTACTCCCACAAGGGGTACGACGACGCGTACGACCCGGACACCGAGACCATCGAGCTGACCGTCTCCACCGGGATGCCCGCCACCTCCTGA
- a CDS encoding potassium channel family protein: protein MKLPPQDAAARVPEIHSHRVQLPSYAVGPLLQVFRRLLMALAVLVTTVGIVYADRDGYHDNADGRVDLLDAVYYATVTLSTTGYGDIVPHSDSARLVNVLLVTPLRVLFLIILVGTTLEVLTERTRELYRLNRWRSSLRDHTVVVGFGTKGRSAVQTLCATGLPRDRVVVVDPNPKVIDAANAEGFVGVIGDATRSDVLLRAEAQRARQFIIATQRDDTAVLVTLTARQLNRGANIVAAVREEENAPLLRQSGADAVITSASAAGRLLGMSVLSPSAGAVIEDLIQQGSGLDLVERTVVKAEVGKSVRETEDLVVSVLRGHRLLAYDDPEASPLQATDRLVTIVRAPQPTTE, encoded by the coding sequence GTGAAGCTGCCCCCACAGGACGCGGCTGCCCGCGTACCCGAGATCCACAGCCACCGCGTGCAGCTGCCCAGTTATGCGGTGGGGCCGCTCCTCCAGGTGTTCCGGCGGCTGCTGATGGCCCTGGCGGTCCTGGTGACCACGGTGGGCATCGTGTACGCCGACCGTGACGGCTACCACGACAACGCCGACGGGCGGGTGGACCTGCTGGACGCCGTCTACTACGCCACCGTCACCCTCTCCACGACCGGCTACGGCGACATCGTCCCGCACAGCGACAGCGCCCGGCTGGTCAACGTTCTGCTGGTCACTCCGCTGCGCGTGCTCTTCCTGATCATCCTGGTCGGCACCACGCTGGAGGTGCTCACCGAACGCACCCGCGAGCTGTACCGACTCAACCGCTGGAGATCCTCCTTGCGCGATCACACCGTCGTCGTCGGATTCGGCACCAAGGGCCGGTCCGCGGTACAGACCCTGTGCGCCACCGGCCTGCCCCGGGACCGGGTCGTCGTGGTGGACCCGAACCCGAAGGTGATAGACGCGGCGAACGCCGAGGGGTTCGTGGGCGTCATCGGGGACGCGACCCGCAGCGACGTACTGCTGCGCGCCGAGGCCCAGCGGGCACGGCAGTTCATCATCGCGACCCAGCGGGACGACACCGCCGTGCTCGTCACGCTCACCGCCCGTCAGCTCAACCGGGGCGCCAACATCGTGGCCGCCGTCCGGGAGGAGGAGAACGCCCCGCTGCTGCGGCAGTCGGGTGCCGACGCGGTGATCACCAGCGCCAGCGCCGCCGGCCGGCTGCTCGGCATGAGCGTGCTGAGCCCCAGCGCGGGCGCGGTCATCGAGGACCTGATCCAGCAGGGCAGCGGCCTGGACCTGGTCGAGCGGACCGTGGTGAAGGCCGAGGTGGGCAAGTCCGTGCGGGAGACCGAGGACCTGGTCGTCTCGGTGCTCCGGGGGCACCGGCTGCTCGCCTACGACGACCCGGAGGCCAGCCCGCTGCAGGCCACCGACCGGCTGGTCACCATCGTCCGGGCACCGCAGCCGACGACCGAGTGA
- a CDS encoding NAD(P)H-quinone oxidoreductase: MHAITIPEPGGPEALVWAEVPDPVPGEGEVLVDVVAGAVNRADVLQRQGFYNPPPGSSPYPGLECSGRIAALGPGVTGWAVGDEVCALLVGGGYAEKVAVPAGQLLPVPEGVDLVTAAALPEVVCTVWSNVFMTAHLRPGETLLVHGGSSGIGTAAIQLAKVLGARVAVTAGSTAKLDACRELGADILINYRTQDFVEELREATDGAGADVILDIMGAKYLDRNVDALANNGRLVIIGLQGGTRTELNLSTLLRKRCAVIGTTLRGRPLDEKAAIVAAVKEHVWPLYADGRVRPVVDRTVPMRDASEAHEIVEASEHVGKVLLTLS; encoded by the coding sequence ATGCATGCGATCACCATTCCTGAGCCCGGCGGTCCCGAAGCGCTCGTCTGGGCGGAGGTGCCCGATCCGGTGCCCGGCGAGGGCGAAGTACTGGTCGATGTGGTGGCGGGTGCCGTCAACCGCGCCGATGTGCTGCAGCGCCAGGGCTTCTACAACCCGCCGCCCGGCTCCTCCCCGTACCCCGGTCTGGAGTGTTCCGGGCGGATCGCGGCGCTGGGCCCCGGGGTGACCGGCTGGGCCGTCGGCGACGAGGTGTGCGCCCTGCTGGTGGGCGGCGGCTACGCGGAGAAGGTGGCCGTACCGGCCGGCCAGCTGCTGCCGGTACCGGAGGGGGTGGACCTGGTCACCGCCGCGGCGCTGCCCGAGGTCGTCTGCACCGTCTGGTCGAACGTGTTCATGACGGCCCACCTGCGGCCCGGGGAGACCCTGCTGGTGCACGGCGGGTCGAGCGGCATCGGCACCGCCGCCATCCAGCTCGCGAAGGTGCTGGGGGCGCGGGTGGCCGTGACGGCGGGCAGCACCGCGAAGCTGGACGCCTGCCGGGAGCTGGGCGCCGACATCCTCATCAACTACCGCACGCAGGACTTCGTGGAGGAGCTGCGCGAGGCCACGGACGGGGCCGGCGCGGACGTGATCCTCGACATCATGGGTGCCAAGTACCTGGACCGGAACGTCGACGCACTCGCGAACAACGGCCGCCTGGTCATCATCGGCCTGCAGGGCGGCACCCGTACCGAACTGAACCTGAGCACCCTGCTCCGCAAGCGGTGTGCGGTCATCGGCACCACCCTGCGCGGCCGGCCGCTGGACGAGAAGGCGGCGATCGTGGCGGCGGTGAAGGAGCACGTGTGGCCGCTGTACGCGGACGGCCGGGTACGCCCGGTCGTGGACCGTACGGTGCCGATGCGGGACGCGTCCGAGGCCCACGAGATCGTGGAGGCGAGCGAACACGTGGGCAAGGTGCTGCTCACGCTCTCCTGA
- a CDS encoding bacterial proteasome activator family protein → MNQPMNERSQEKPHVLVVGPDGMALGGTGAGDGGDEESRETPLTDMVEQPAKVMRIGSMIKQLLEEVRAAPLDEASRVRLKEIHASSVKELEDGLAPELIEELERLSLPFTDEAVPTEAELRIAQAQLVGWLEGLFHGIQTALFAQQMAARAQLEQMRRALPSGMAGGEDLEHGQQHGGARSGPYL, encoded by the coding sequence ATGAACCAGCCGATGAACGAACGGTCGCAGGAGAAGCCCCACGTCCTGGTCGTCGGCCCGGACGGGATGGCCCTGGGCGGCACCGGCGCAGGCGACGGCGGTGACGAGGAGTCGCGTGAGACGCCGCTGACGGACATGGTCGAACAGCCTGCGAAGGTCATGCGCATCGGCAGCATGATCAAGCAGTTGCTGGAGGAGGTCCGCGCGGCTCCTCTCGACGAGGCCAGCCGGGTCCGGCTCAAGGAGATCCACGCCAGTTCGGTGAAGGAGCTGGAGGACGGTCTCGCCCCGGAGCTGATCGAGGAGCTGGAACGCCTCTCGCTGCCCTTCACCGACGAGGCGGTGCCCACCGAGGCGGAGCTGCGGATCGCGCAGGCACAGCTGGTCGGCTGGCTGGAGGGCCTCTTCCACGGCATCCAGACGGCACTCTTCGCCCAGCAGATGGCGGCCCGTGCCCAGCTGGAGCAGATGCGGCGCGCACTGCCGTCCGGCATGGCGGGCGGGGAGGACCTGGAACACGGCCAGCAGCACGGCGGCGCCCGCTCCGGCCCGTACCTCTGA